The sequence GATTTCGATTCAGGAACCGAACCAGAGTTTCTAATGGAACCATACGCACTGGAAGAGTTTCCAATAATGGAGGAGATTGTGGGTGATGATGAGGCCGAAGAAGATGAAGGGTCGGATTATAATCCGAATGGAGACATTCTGATAGGAACATCCTCGAGCGATGAGGACTATTCGGACATTTCAGATTCTGAAAAAGAACAGGATGCGGAAGATGACGCTGGCCCAGGTGGGGAGGACAGCAGCACAAAGAACAGTGCTCCTAAGCGGGCCATCGATGATTATGATGAGGAAATGGAGGACGATGAAGTAATCAGGGCCATCATTACGGAAATTAAGAAACCAAGGTCGAAGCCTCCAGACATAAAAACGGATGATTTCGTAACGGATTTGTGCTTTCATCCGGATCAGGATATCTTAGCAGTGGGAACAACGACAGGCGATGTAATTGTTTATAAGTTTACAAACGACGAGTGCACCATCATGAACACACACGAGGCTCATACCAAATCTATCCGAGACGTGGAATTCTCCTATGATGGAGATGCGCTGATTTCCACAGCTAGAGATCGCTCGATAATGGTGACCGATGTGGAGACGGGCAAGCTGAAAAGGTTTTGGGACGATGCTCACGAGGAACCAGTCTATACGATGAGTCTGATTAGCGAGCACACGTTCGCCACCGGGGACGATGATGGAGTGTTAAAACTTTGGGATCTCAGGCAAAATGAACCTATTTTCAAGCTGAAAGAAGTGGAAGATTTTATCTCCTGTATCATTACGAATGATCAGAAAAAGCATCTGCTAATGACCAGCGGAGATGGATATCTTACGACAATTAACTTACCACAAAGGTGAGTTGaaagattgatttttttgttcattGTACCTAGTTGTGTTTCCAATTCTATATGCGTTTGttcttttctattttattaTAAATCCTGCTTTGcataattttataaaaaaaaatttaatagaGATATTTATTCAGTTAAATAACGCCTTATAgtatgatgattttttttgtttttttttaaattagaagaaatgaaaacaataattattttgaaaatgctacgaggcgaaccggtccagggccgaaaacctcattaataaagatattaacaataattatttcaaaaatttcgaacGAATTTAGGTTTTCTATATGTTGGGTATTTGATGGCCTTGTTTATCACCCGCTACTGTAAATAGAAACACAGAAAACCTCCattcgttcgaatttttcaaagtaattattgttttcatttcttttaattttgtaaaaacaaaaaaaaaaaacaaaacttttcaaacaatattactttacaaaaaaatcattttcaaaaatgttcatttt comes from Armigeres subalbatus isolate Guangzhou_Male chromosome 2, GZ_Asu_2, whole genome shotgun sequence and encodes:
- the LOC134213371 gene encoding WD repeat-containing protein 55 homolog — encoded protein: MRNFNSPKFGHSMGDDSDDDDFDSGTEPEFLMEPYALEEFPIMEEIVGDDEAEEDEGSDYNPNGDILIGTSSSDEDYSDISDSEKEQDAEDDAGPGGEDSSTKNSAPKRAIDDYDEEMEDDEVIRAIITEIKKPRSKPPDIKTDDFVTDLCFHPDQDILAVGTTTGDVIVYKFTNDECTIMNTHEAHTKSIRDVEFSYDGDALISTARDRSIMVTDVETGKLKRFWDDAHEEPVYTMSLISEHTFATGDDDGVLKLWDLRQNEPIFKLKEVEDFISCIITNDQKKHLLMTSGDGYLTTINLPQRKMLVQSEPYEEELTCMGVFRKDSKLVVGSSKGNFYTFNWGQFGYHCDAFIGPKAGVNKMVPITERIAVTGGEDGILRAMHLVPGRVLGIVGQHSLAVETIDINSTGELIASSSHDNDIRFWNIKYFEDFDDIKYNSKPDKKAMKHNLPSSKQTNAADFFADLAGGQSGTEGD